In Triticum aestivum cultivar Chinese Spring unplaced genomic scaffold, IWGSC CS RefSeq v2.1 scaffold65268, whole genome shotgun sequence, the sequence gccccgtaacatatgaattcttagatttcgatcgtttttcttttaacattccgtgttttctgcagtgacacacattgcacgctcatcctcctaagccccaaatattccatggccacgtatttcgacccggaccgtcagtcgaacgtagactacacaaatgtcaagaaggttcttgatgatgttctccccggctacgtcaaatctggaggcaccttcaccaggcctattcgtaagtacggcaagcacgtgttctcccacaacacgacgttctgctgcgtcaagcagccgcctggcggtcagaagggtgcctactacgccatccatcacatgcgggcgatcgtatgggaccatcatcaactactgctaccgagtagactcaaagattgggccacgagcgtgtcggcaatccaggacgcggacatcagacaagaattctttcgcatccagtcggagtttgcggaaatcatccatcaagatgtccttcctacctcggggcagttctacctcagaaatcaaccgtccaacagtgacatcgacacaatcctacaaatgcaggctgacaacgcccgtggtttcatgactcccacgatagacggcggcttcatccacgctccggtcccttgagtcgagtcgaaagcagtgatgctgtgtctagttctgaaacatcgattggctcatgttgtaattaaactttaatgaacttgtagtatgtctctttggtttcgagagtccttcaacttagatgtaatcgatgctattaatgtcttacttttctcttccgatcgttctgttgcatacttatatattgctgatgtattgtctgtgaattggtactaacgtttcgtttggctactgcatagcgatgccgtggtatgtcgtgtacaagggtaaggttcccggagtctacgacgactgggaggagtgtcggagacaggttcaccgattcagcggtaacagttacaaagggtacgccactagggtcgaggccgaatctagatacgcccgctatctagcgggagaggggagggagcgttggaggaaccagatgaagacgagtttcatcgtgacgatgctcatcgtgatgaccgcagctctcttctatgtgatggtagtttagatgatcgatatcgacttgtaatgtgaagacaaactcacggtctcgagacttgtaatataatgattcatacttatacattttgttcggtcttttcaattcggagactaatatgatgaattgtattcggagactaaaatgatgaattgtattcagagactaatcttttattgtattcgatgaatctattgttgatgtgtgctgtctatattttgtccaattatacattttgtaacctatgcaaaaaacagaaaaataaaaaacaaaaataaaactaatattcatactaatggcgcatcacatcatagtgcgccattagtatgccaaaggatactaatggcgcatcactaaacagtgcgccattagtatgccgaagttactaatggcgcatccatctgtagtgcgccattagtatgccaaagcacctgggtatacatggcccctgggaggcatataatggcgcactgttgtatatactaatggcgcatccggggtgcgccattagtataccagatactaatggcgcaccagtggtgcgccattagtaaaatatactaatggcgcaccactgatgcgccattaatggccagattaggtgcgccattagtagccctttttctagtagtgtgtaaTACTTTGACGACTCTGTGATACTCTGCGACTtcttaataatatggctgcatgcatcattataATGCAGAGACCGGGTGTACACCTCCATTTTCAAAAATTTACACCCGCCAACCAGTTTCTGAAGATGGTATATCAAGATTTGAGATTGCTTACCGGGTCTACCACCTGATCAGTTTCCAAACATATTAGGTATACCTGTCGCCGGTGAAAGATTTTAAAACCACGCACATCGTCTGCTACAGAAGGCATGCGAGGAATAAGGATTGAATCATTTCGTGTTCATTGCAATAACAACACTTCTCCAGTTTCCCTAcgggtctatatatatatatatatatagatattgCGACGATGGAGCGGCTGGATAGGACATCAAGGTGTAGCCGTGTAGGCAGCATTATTGACATTTGATTTTGAACCAGACAATGCCCTTGTCCAATTTTCACAAAGGGTAAACAGTCGGTGTAAAATTTGCTTCCTTTGCTCCCGTTGGAAATTTCCTATTTTCACATGGCCCATTCTTGTTCATTTTCATTTTTGCTCTCAGTCAAAGGACTTTTCTCTATGGAAAACAATGCCCGGTCGCACTAAAAAACCTTTGTTGTGTGATTGggatatatgcatgcatgcgtccTCCTCCTGGAAGAGTCGCGCGCGGGTGGCTTGAGCGGCCAGGGAGGTGGCCACGGTCGGTCTCGCAGTCCCACTTCTCACCTGAGGTCACGGGGTGTTAATGTGTGGACGTACAACGAGACACGATCGCGCAACCATCACCGATCACCTGAAAGCAAGCAGGAATCTCGATCCGAATGCTCTCGGCCCGGCCGCCGTTCATGATTAATTATCCAAACTGTGACGTTTTTCTGTTGACGGGTCTAGATGCATGTGCAGAGACACTTCCTTCCTAGTACCCATCCTTATCGCACCCGGGAAGACGACGACACGGACCGGCGGGCGGTTCCGGGCAACGAGCAAACTTGCCGTGCAAACATACAATCGTCTCGCTCCCATGGCGACATCACTTGTACACATGTGTCCGTTTGATCCATCGATACCAGTCAACCGAGCGAACGATGACTTGGTCCGTGCCGCTTGCCTATATATAGTGCCGCCGATCTTATTAGGAAAATCACAGTGCAGTCAGTCGACGATCCCCACTCCACATCCACAGTGCCTAGCTAGCTCAAGAAAGTAACACGCCGCCATGGCCATGGAGCAAGCAATTTATCTCGTCTTGGCTCTCGTGCTCCCCCTCCTACTCCTAAAGCTCATCAGAAAGCGCAGCGGCGGCGCTGGGCTGAAGCTGCCGCCTGGCCCCTGGCGGCTGCCGGTCATCGGCAGCCTGCACCACCTCGCCGGCAAGCCGCTGGTCCACCGTGCCTtcgcggacatcgcgcaccggctgggCGACGCGCCGCTGGTGTACCTCAAGCTCGGCGAGGTGCCGGTGGTGGTGGCCTCGTCTGCCGAGGCCGCGCGTGAGGTCATGAAGACGCAGGACGTCACGTTCGCGACGCGGCCGTGGAGCCCCACCACCAAGATCCTCATGTCCGACGGGGTCGGGGTGGCGTTCGCGCCCTACGGCGCTCACTGGCGTCAGCTCCGCAAGATCTGTATAATGGAGCTACTCAGCGCCCGCCGGGTGCAGTCGTTCCGCAACGTGCGGGAAGAGGAGGCGGGGCGCCTCGTGGCCGCCATCGCAGCTGGTGCCGGCAAGGGCGAGCCCGTCAACGTCAGCGAGCGGCTCGCTGTGCTCATCGCGGACATGACCGTGCGCGCCATGATCGGGGACAGGTTCAGCAGACGGGAAGAGTTCCTGGAGGTGCTCCAGCAGGGGGTCAGGATCCTCTCCGGGTTTAACCTCGGCGACCTCTTCCCCTCATCCCGGCTCGTCGGCTTCGTCAGCGGCTCCGCCCGACAGGCGTGGGAGAATCACACGAAAGGCTTCGAGCTCATCGAGTGTGCCATCAAGCAGCACGAGGAGGTGAAGGCCACCACCGCTGCGTCCAATGGCGACGGGAAGGTGGGGGAGCAGGAGGACCTATTGGACGTGCTCCTGAGGATACAGAAGGAAGGAGGCCATGACGTGCCTTTTACCATGGGAGCCATCAAGTGTCTATTAGTGGTAAGCTGCCGCTCGGCTAGTTATTTTGTTTTCATTCACTAACTAGTAAATTTTAATTTTCTTAATTTGCATGATGTGGAAGTTAAATGACCTTCTCTTTTATTCTGCAGGACCTGTTTAGTGCTGGGAGCGAGACGTCGGCGACGACGCTCATCTGGGCCATGTCGGAGTTGATGAGGAACCCAACCACCATGGCAAAAGCACAAGCCGAAGTACGTAACCACCTACAAGGGAAGCCAAGC encodes:
- the LOC123172279 gene encoding zealexin A1 synthase; its protein translation is MAMEQAIYLVLALVLPLLLLKLIRKRSGGAGLKLPPGPWRLPVIGSLHHLAGKPLVHRAFADIAHRLGDAPLVYLKLGEVPVVVASSAEAAREVMKTQDVTFATRPWSPTTKILMSDGVGVAFAPYGAHWRQLRKICIMELLSARRVQSFRNVREEEAGRLVAAIAAGAGKGEPVNVSERLAVLIADMTVRAMIGDRFSRREEFLEVLQQGVRILSGFNLGDLFPSSRLVGFVSGSARQAWENHTKGFELIECAIKQHEEVKATTAASNGDGKVGEQEDLLDVLLRIQKEGGHDVPFTMGAIKCLLVDLFSAGSETSATTLIWAMSELMRNPTTMAKAQAEVRNHLQGKPSVTEDDLADLKYMRLVIKETLRLHPSVPLLLPREPTEACKVLGYDVPMGTTVFVNTWAICRDPKHWDASEEFRPERFESGEVDFKGTNFEYTPFGAGRRICPGMLFAQSSMELALAALLYHFDWELPAGRELDMEEEMGIAVGRKNDLYLYAKVHVPLN